The DNA window TTCACATTCGGAATCTTCTTAATATCTTTCAGAACCTCACCCTCGAAACCTATCTCAGCATTCACAAGAACATATGCGGAGGGCATATCGATTTCACAGTATATTATGATCGGGTCTTCTGGAAATTAAGGTTTCCCACCCATACAACTTAGAAAGCTTTTAGAGGGCAGGTGACACCCATAATTGTGTAACCTATTAAATTTGGGGTTGCCGATTCAATTCTAAACAGTAAAATTAGGCTATGGGATGTCTGATGTTTAACAGTGAGGTTTACCTCACATCCACAGATGTCAGGAGGCTAGATCTAAACTCTGAATATTTAGGTGTCTTGCCACTACAATTGATGGAGAATGCAGGCGCAGCGGTTGCAGCTGAGATCGCCTCAAGATTCAAACCTGAATCCAAGATTCTGGTTCTCGCAGGTCCAGGCAGAAACGGAGGTGACGGAATGGTTGCAGCCCGACACCTAGCCTCAAGAGGATTCAAAGTAAACGTGATCCTTGTAGGAAGCGAGGCAAACATAAAGGACGACATAGTAAGCCAGAACTGGTCGACCCTGAAGAATATGGCATCAACAATCCAGATTCAGACAGTCACAGACTCAACCGGAATAGGAGAGTTTGAAGCCGACGTCATAGTCGACGGCCTCCTAGGCGTAGGGTTCAAGGGCCCCCTCAGACAACCTATCTTAGAAGCTGTCAGAGTCTTGAACAGGTCCAGAGGATTCAAGGTCTCGATAGATGTACCTACAGGGGTCGACTCAGACAGCGGCGAAGTCTACGGTGAAGCTGTGAAGGCAGACCTGACAGTCACATTCCACGCCGAGAAGGCAGGCTTCAAAAAGGCGAAGGATTATCTCGGAGAGGTCAAGGTGGCGCCTATAGGGATACCTCCCGAAGCCGACTTATACACCGGTCCAGGGGATGTCGAAGCAGTTTTGAAGGTTAGGCCGGCGAAATCTAAGAAGGGCGACTACGGCAGGCTTCTAATCATAGGTGGGAGCGAGACTTACAGCGGAGCGCCGGCCCTCGTAGCTCTAGCTGCCCTCCGCTCAGGGACAGACCTAGCCTATGTCGCAGCACCATACAGAACCGCTGAAGCAATCTCTTCGATGTCGCCGAACCTCATAACGATCAAACTTGCAGGTGAACATTTCAACCAAGCCAACCTAGGCCAACTCAGAACATATATCGAGAGGGCCACAACCGTCGCCGTAGGTCCTGGGATGGGCCTCCACAAAGAATCTGTAGAAGCCTTCAAGAAGCTTCTGCCCATACTCCAGCAATATTCCAAGCCTACACTGATAGACGCCGACGGATTGAAAGCCTTAGCCACATTTAAGGGTCAACTAGGGTTTCCAGCGGTTCTCACCCCACATGCAGGAGAATTTGAAAACCTCTCTGGAAGGAAGGCCCCAGCTGAGATTGAAGGCAGAGCCACGGAGGCAAAGACCCTTGCATGCGAGTATGGTGCAGTAATCCTTCTGAAAGGTTGGGTAGACGTAGTATCTGACGGGGTGAAGGTGAAACTTAACAGGACAGGAAATCCAGGGATGACCGTGGGCGGAACAGGAGACGTACTCTCAGGAGTAGTCGCCGGACTGATGGCTCAAGGGGTAGACCCATTCCAAGCATCAGCTGCAGGAGCCTTCATAAACGGTGCAGCCGGAGACATAGCCTACAAGGAGTATGGCCCACACCTTACACCTACAGATCTGCTCGAGAACATCCATAAGATCATGAATAACCCAATGATCCATAAGGACGTAAAGTATGGAGGCTGAAAGATCTTCAGCCCAAAACTATACGTATACTTGATGGGCCAGGACGACCCATCCAAATGCACCTCAGCAAAACTTGTAAGATTCAACCTGGCAAAACCAATAAGATCCAGAAGACTGATCCCTAGAAGGGCAATCCTTCTAAATCCATCCTCAAACCTGGTTCTCACACCCTCGGATAAAGAAAACGTTGATGATGGAGGTGTCGTAGCGGTAGACTGCTCATGGAAGAGAATAGGGGAGACCTTCAATCGAAGATTCCCAGGATTGAACAGGCGCCTACCATCACTTTTGGCAGCTAACCCTGTAAGCTACGCCAAGATAGGAGTCTTAAGTTCAGCTGAAGCCTTAGCGGCCAGCCTCATAATAACAAGCTATAATCAGGAGGGAGAGAGGATTCTGAAGATCTATAAGTGGGGCCAAACATTCCTAACATTAAACATGGAACCTCTGAAGGAATACTCAAGAGCGAAGAGTCTGGAAGATGTTTTGAAGGTTGAGGAGGCCTAC is part of the Candidatus Bathyarchaeota archaeon genome and encodes:
- a CDS encoding NAD(P)H-hydrate dehydratase, producing MFNSEVYLTSTDVRRLDLNSEYLGVLPLQLMENAGAAVAAEIASRFKPESKILVLAGPGRNGGDGMVAARHLASRGFKVNVILVGSEANIKDDIVSQNWSTLKNMASTIQIQTVTDSTGIGEFEADVIVDGLLGVGFKGPLRQPILEAVRVLNRSRGFKVSIDVPTGVDSDSGEVYGEAVKADLTVTFHAEKAGFKKAKDYLGEVKVAPIGIPPEADLYTGPGDVEAVLKVRPAKSKKGDYGRLLIIGGSETYSGAPALVALAALRSGTDLAYVAAPYRTAEAISSMSPNLITIKLAGEHFNQANLGQLRTYIERATTVAVGPGMGLHKESVEAFKKLLPILQQYSKPTLIDADGLKALATFKGQLGFPAVLTPHAGEFENLSGRKAPAEIEGRATEAKTLACEYGAVILLKGWVDVVSDGVKVKLNRTGNPGMTVGGTGDVLSGVVAGLMAQGVDPFQASAAGAFINGAAGDIAYKEYGPHLTPTDLLENIHKIMNNPMIHKDVKYGG
- a CDS encoding DUF367 family protein, with amino-acid sequence MGQDDPSKCTSAKLVRFNLAKPIRSRRLIPRRAILLNPSSNLVLTPSDKENVDDGGVVAVDCSWKRIGETFNRRFPGLNRRLPSLLAANPVSYAKIGVLSSAEALAASLIITSYNQEGERILKIYKWGQTFLTLNMEPLKEYSRAKSLEDVLKVEEAYFGSTNIKETS